One Fuerstiella marisgermanici DNA window includes the following coding sequences:
- a CDS encoding DUF1552 domain-containing protein, whose amino-acid sequence MIRPQQLNRRRLLRGAGVTLALPLLSSLRSACGNEPETNPPRRMLLISNNLGVLPKPFFPEDTGRDYQLSPYLAELSTFRNAFTVLSGLSHPDVDGGHSTENCFLTAARGPTKSGFRNTISLDQFAAEQLGPVTRFPTLNLGVNIDKANRSLSWTRDGVLLPAEDRASALFRKMFVQGDAAAVQRQLHHLGERGSILDTLLDDTRQFRRKISRDDQSRLDQYLTSVREMEERLHSARQWELRPKPKTDQPVPDDIRDNKLFFEKFDLMLSMARLALESDSTRIVTLMVDAFATPVFKLHSDQSTTDGYHNLSHHGQADNKVQQLEDADRQQMALLGKLLGQLAETKDGTDRLLDRTMVLFGSNMGDANTHDNTNLPILLAGGGFKHGQHLAFRHDRNKPLCNLFVTMLQQMGIETDAFSSSSGSMSELERV is encoded by the coding sequence ATGATACGTCCCCAACAACTTAATCGCCGTCGATTGCTTCGCGGTGCCGGAGTTACGCTTGCGCTGCCGCTGCTAAGTAGTTTGCGGTCGGCCTGTGGCAATGAACCGGAAACCAATCCGCCACGGCGGATGCTGCTGATTTCGAATAATCTTGGTGTGTTGCCAAAACCGTTCTTCCCCGAGGATACCGGACGCGATTATCAGCTTTCCCCTTACCTTGCTGAACTGTCGACATTTCGGAACGCCTTCACCGTCCTCAGCGGTCTCTCGCATCCCGACGTCGATGGCGGGCACAGTACGGAAAACTGTTTTCTGACAGCGGCCCGCGGTCCGACCAAGAGCGGCTTCCGCAACACAATTTCGCTCGATCAGTTCGCGGCTGAGCAACTGGGTCCGGTAACTCGCTTCCCGACACTGAATCTTGGCGTGAACATCGACAAAGCCAATCGCAGCCTGTCGTGGACACGCGATGGTGTTTTGTTGCCGGCTGAAGATCGTGCGTCGGCGTTGTTTCGAAAGATGTTCGTTCAGGGTGACGCGGCTGCGGTTCAGCGACAACTGCATCACCTGGGCGAACGCGGAAGTATTCTCGACACACTCCTGGATGATACTCGGCAGTTTCGTCGCAAGATCAGCCGCGATGATCAATCAAGACTCGATCAGTACCTGACGTCCGTTCGGGAGATGGAAGAACGCCTGCATTCGGCTCGCCAGTGGGAACTGCGTCCCAAGCCAAAGACTGATCAACCGGTACCCGACGACATTCGCGACAACAAACTGTTCTTCGAAAAGTTTGACCTGATGCTGTCAATGGCGAGGTTGGCGCTGGAATCGGATTCGACGCGCATTGTCACATTGATGGTCGACGCGTTTGCGACTCCCGTCTTCAAGCTGCATTCCGATCAAAGCACAACCGATGGCTACCACAATCTCAGTCATCACGGGCAGGCTGACAACAAAGTTCAGCAACTCGAAGACGCCGACCGTCAGCAGATGGCTTTGCTTGGCAAACTGTTGGGCCAACTAGCAGAAACGAAAGACGGAACGGATCGACTACTCGACCGTACCATGGTGTTATTCGGAAGTAACATGGGCGATGCAAATACGCACGACAACACCAACCTTCCAATCCTGCTCGCCGGCGGCGGTTTCAAACATGGTCAGCACCTCGCCTTCAGACACGACCGCAATAAACCTCTGTGCAACCTCTTCGTAACGATGTTGCAGCAAATGGGCATCGAAACCGACGCCTTCAGTAGCAGTTCAGGAAGCATGTCCGAACTCGAACGCGTTTAA